The proteins below come from a single Papaver somniferum cultivar HN1 chromosome 11, ASM357369v1, whole genome shotgun sequence genomic window:
- the LOC113324431 gene encoding peroxisome biogenesis protein 19-2-like: MDDFHNLNLTSSQRSENIRENSQDKSFPSLSSGAVQGLLGGLPDLKSKKKGKQPPKKRKKEDPVTEAFEKLREQTREEVRGLESTIAAASKVPNLGVDGLGKEDVMMDDWVKQFEEMIGS, translated from the coding sequence ATGGATGATTTTCATAATCTCAATCTAACTTCATCACAAAGGAGTGAAAATATTAGGGAGAATAGCCAAGATAAGTCTTTTCCATCATTATCGTCCGGAGCGGTACAAGGATTATTAGGTGGTTTGCCTGATTTAAAAAGTAAGAAAAAGGGGAAACAAccaccaaaaaaaagaaagaaagaagatccTGTGACTGAGGCGTTTGAGAAATTGAGGGAACAAACTAGAGAGGAAGTTCGTGGGTTAGAATCGACTATTGCGGCAGCATCTAAGGTGCCTAATTTGGGTGTAGATGGTTTAGGGAAGGAGGACGTAATGATGGATGATTGGGTTAAGCAATTTGAAGAGATGATTGGGTCTTAG